One Sesamum indicum cultivar Zhongzhi No. 13 linkage group LG14, S_indicum_v1.0, whole genome shotgun sequence genomic window, TTCTTCACTTTCTCCTCGTATTTGCAACGGTAACCTCTCCAACTATTCCCCTATATATCCCCCCTCCTCTCCACCCCCACTCTCCATCTCTCCACCTCTCGCTCCATACATCTTCTCCCGTCGTCTCAACTTTCCAGGGTGGGTTCCCTGGATTCTTCTTCCAGCTACAGAAAAACAGTAAACATCAATCAAAGTATCCTCATATTTCTCCGGCAGTCATGGCTGATCATCATCGGAGATACGGTCTTCTCTTTCTTGTGTTCTTCTTCTCTGGGTTAATCAAGTTTTCTTTCGCGTATCAGTTCGTGGTTGGTGGTCGACAGGGGTGGGTGGTGAACACTTCTGAGAACTACAACCACTGGGCTGAGAGGATGAGGTTTCAAGTCAATGACACTCTCTGTGAGTGAATTTAGATTGAAttgattcttttcttttttcttttttttgtttttattgtaattaatttatggagAATTCgtcctgtttttttttttgtttttgtagtGTTTAAATACAAGAAAGGGTCGGATTCAGTGCTGGTGGTGAACAAAGATGATTACGACAACTGCAACACCGGAAACCCGATCCTGAAACTGGACGACGGGAACTCAGTTTTCAAGTTTGATCGCTCCGGGCCGTTCTTCTTCATCAGCGGTAACAAAGCCAACTGCGATCAGGGCCAGAAGCTGATCATCGTTGTCTTGGCCGTGAGGAACCGCCCCCCTCCGCCGCCGAATGCTCCCGTTCCCTCCGCCGCTCCGCCCAAATCCTCCTCATCACCTTCCCCGTCTCCCACGGGTGGAGCTCCGTCGCCAGCTAGCTCGCCCCTGTCCCCATCTCCCGCGGGTGAAGCTCCATCGCCCGCTACCTCTCCTCTGTCCCCATCTCCGTCTGTTGGAGCTCCGGCACCAGCTAGCTCGTCCCCGTCTCCGTCGGGTGAAGCTCCTGCACCAGGAACCTATGAATTGTCCCCGCTTCCGGGAGCTACATCCCCTTCAGGTGCTTCATCGGGGACACCAGGATCGCCGAATTCTTCTACTCCGGGAGATGTTAATGGCAATGCACCCGGCGGTCAGGCCGTCGGTAGTTGTGTTGGTGGCGACAGTAGTGGGAGTTGTGGGCTTGGGTGGCTGTATCGTTTCCCCGAATTAATGTTGTTaggaattttatttaatttttggtagggaatattttgttaattgcaattatttgtcttattattttgtgatgGAGTGACTGAGTTtcagtatatatacatatatatatatatacttttctCTTGTCcctttttaattgaattttcaaatatttgttgtGAATATTTACAGTAAATTCCTCCCAATTTgttgttcataatttttatttattttttctcggTGGTGGGTATAagtttatagaaaattataaattaggtagtaaaaattaaaattatttgaaaataaacgttaaaatcaaaatgtttataattttgataaatagtataatatttataattctcaTATTAAGCTGTAGAAGTTGGTCGAAAgtatacattaaaatatgtataactaatttaatttttttaaaaaaaatatttgaatttaatgtcCATACACaaacacgcacacacacacacatatatatattgatttggaTCGAAATTCACGCGACCTCTTTGGTCGGGCGAGTTGGTCTTCCAAGTGGTTCGAGATCTTTATCTCTCTCAAACTAGTGATTGAGCCatgagaaaagaagcagatTGTTAGGTTTTTTGCGATGGCCCCCGCTAAAATCGTTCGATGCTTAATTCAGTGTTTGGTTCTGAGGTCGTGAAAATAGGTCACTTAGGGAGAGTTGAAGCGACCTGAACATAAAAGTGGTGAAAACAACATACCATTAATGCACTGACtgggatatttataaagaaaacttAGGGAGAGTTGAAGCGACCTGAACATAAAAGTGGTGAAAACAACATACCATTAATGCACTGACtgggatatttataaagaaaacttGGGGGTCTGGTTGGCCCAATGTGCGTCCCCCACGTGTCTCGGGTTGCGGCCCGACCTAGTAAAAAATGCGTTGATCCTACTGgtaaacttgtaattttgtggtctttttgggataaaattatctttttctgataaaaatataatttacccatatcatatatatatatatatatattaattagttttttcattttccccGTCTCCTTTTACGTTGAGGTCAGAATggtttaaaaaagaaagtaagaaGGATATTTTATGGATCTTTAATGAAACAttgatgtaaaaataaatgctCCATTTATAAGCCATGAATCTCTTGTCTAAATGCAATAAATCGTCAACAATTGGAAATAAACGATTCCCTCGGGACACAtttgcaattatattttttcaaaaaagccAAATATTTAAGGtggtatatatttatttcgacagatgagaaaattaatatcttttactaatttattcGACCGGTGTCTCATTGGACGAGAACTTCTCCACTTTAACTTCGTATTGATTTCACAGTTTCATTCACTATGGTCAGAGTTGATGGGGCTTATAAGCGGCTCAGATCCTTCGTCGTCTGCAATGGACGGGAGATGTTTGCctacatcaattttatacttcattttttaatatttttcgttaCCAATGCTACTCATATTAGGTAAATAAATACTAGTGATCACTTTggattgtaaaaataatattatttttttcttttttatagagaataaaaaaaataaataaatgaaatttcgCTTAAAtggtaattaaaaattctgaAATCATCTTAAATTCAACTCTGATTCGAATATTGGAAAATGACCATTATAAGATAGAAAAAACATcttaattatgtgtttttataCTACAAAATgactcataaaaaaataaattattatatcattttctcttttttatatattttcttttataagatgtatatataattgacgAGCTAAGTTGAAGAAACTTGTTcgttgaatttaaaattttcatcaaaaaaaaaaaatactagaaAGGTAATCAATCCAAATCACAAATAAACATGAGCAAGAACACCTAAGGCATGGAAATTGCGTGCTATTTTCACAAATGTTTGGCttgcaagaaaacaaattcctcaatccatctcgtttcatttttttttgaaaaaagttgaCAATTCTGAATCtccatccaaggattacataatttcatcagaCATTAAGgattacttattatttttcaaataataaaaaaatatttatatttataattatgttaaatcttAAAAAAGCTCGTCGTAATTGGGACAtacataaagtttattttaattatagatgtagaaatatgatttaattattccaaGTCTTAGTATTGGAAAAAGAGTGAGAAAGGAAGGGGTGGTGAAGAGGACATATTGGCCGACCTCTTCTCCATTAATCTGATAAAACGTGGAGTCCAATTATTAATGTTGTTCTAATTTAATGTTTTCCAACCATTCATCTAAGTAGTCAATTTGTGAATGGTCACTACAAACtcttttttgggaaaaaaatatattactaaatataatttgattgaatatgtggattttgagttttattgtatatatttgcaCTCTAGTAcaactttctttttattttttatttttataatttgcaacTTTTAATACGCTATAAATTAGTACAATatggacttatttatttatatatataaaaaaaaaagacacgCTGTTCACTTTcttatcttgatttttttatgagatATCGTTCAGTTTGGTCGAAATTacacaagtttttttttaaaaatgatcgATGAGAGGACTTTAAACTTATATATTGCACAAATTTCTCGTCTTTCTCCATATATAacgataataataatttataagaaaaaaaataaaatttggaagaaaaataaaaaataattgactcccttttcttttatgatttattagttgattcccctattttttttgtttgataaaagggaaagaaaaaagtgggaataatagaaaaataattgggaATGGTGTTGTGGCAAAAAGTTGTAATGATGAAAAAGctactttataaatttgatgatgatgtgtgGTCAGGattatgaatttgatgatgatgggTGGTCAGGATTAAAGGGTGCACTGCTACGTGTCCCTCACAGTTTATTTGTTTATCCGTGGAACCTTCTTTTCAGATGTAGATTGATAGATATGTATGCCAATTGCCATGCCCCCTCTTCCCTCCCTTACTAATTAGTGTTTTAGCTTAAATTTGTATTAGTTTGATGATTAaggttgaaattttataaataaatttgaattttatcaaatgtgtaaatttatattttatattattatattaatgtattaattcaaataatatatttttttattcaaaattatattaaaatattgatgttaattattatttttatttttacaaaaaagaggaaaaaagttTCCTCCCTCCCCATCTCAAGACTAtcaaatgtttttattttgatgctctagttttatatgaattaagaactgataaaatatttactcaaaaaaaagaagtgataaaattaatattttagaaatttctattaaaaaaatctatgtaCATTGAACTgaaatcttatatatatatatatatatataattataatatgaatttcaGAATGCATTccatgaatttaaaatttgttaaattagtCAATTTGAGGGTGGGATTTGGGAAGGCTAcatatattagttaaattacgtataagattttaaagatatatacatattaaattaattttttatgggaGGACTCGAGACCCGCCCCCAACACCCGTTTTTAGACCCAAACCCAATTCACTAAGAGCGAGTTTTCCTAAGTGAGAATCTAATTGACATCCCTACGTCCGAGATTCGTTTCTTGAATTTGGGTACTACTTTTACAAAAAGCGTCTTTTAAACCCACGACAAACAGAAATGCGAAGCTTAGTTATCGATTGTAGACTACGTCTACTGCAACAACAGTTATTTTTAGAACTTCAATAgctctaaaataaattaaaaactaacaagatgaacatttataaaatttgaccaACTAATTATTCACAATCAAATTTGTAAAGGTAGTGAATGAGTATGAAAGCAATTTATAGATGAAATAGATAGGGAAGGCATTAATGAACTCATCAAATGGTTTAAACTCTTACTCTTTCAATGTCGGCaaccatcatttttttttaactcttACTCTTTCAATGTtgagcttaattaattaaatccaatttcatATCTTATGTATTcacatttgatttttatatttaacacatcaagctcaaataatttttttaataattttatcggGATAATTGCATTTATACTCTTATGAtctatgatataaatatataacctGGGCTGAAAAGGTATGTTCTGGAATCAAGACTATAGGTCTTGGGTTTATACTCCACCAACATATGGGatgttattctattttaatagtagatatctttttattttaataatagttgttgattagatttggttatctaatattaataattagtatataaattGTTACAGCTATATGTAATAtgagatataaatatttgatattgataatttataatcaatttacttaaaaaaataatagctaATTGCTTAcacttaaaaagaaataagattTAAATAGAGAAATTCATACTGTATTGATGGGGTGtgctaataatatatgtatgagcTATGGGGTTGTTTAGTCATTC contains:
- the LOC105176982 gene encoding early nodulin-like protein 1: MADHHRRYGLLFLVFFFSGLIKFSFAYQFVVGGRQGWVVNTSENYNHWAERMRFQVNDTLLFKYKKGSDSVLVVNKDDYDNCNTGNPILKLDDGNSVFKFDRSGPFFFISGNKANCDQGQKLIIVVLAVRNRPPPPPNAPVPSAAPPKSSSSPSPSPTGGAPSPASSPLSPSPAGEAPSPATSPLSPSPSVGAPAPASSSPSPSGEAPAPGTYELSPLPGATSPSGASSGTPGSPNSSTPGDVNGNAPGGQAVGSCVGGDSSGSCGLGWLYRFPELMLLGILFNFW